The region attccaaAAGCAGCAGCCCAACCGAACAGTCACTCCCGTCACGACGAGAAGTCATGGCACAAGGAACCGGCATCATCTGCTCAGAGGTTAACGGCCGCGGGGCAGCGGCGTACGAGGAGGAGCCACAGCGGCGCAGAGTGGCCATTGTCGGGGCGGGTTTGGTAAGTGTGATATGTATCCaagatatgatatgatatctAGATGCTGTAGATCTAGCAAAAGTAACAGCAAGAGTGCGTCTCCCCCTTATCAGTGGGGTGGGCTTCATAATCCCAGTTTGTAGAGCAAACTCTCTTATCAGGCTACATTTTTCGGCAGGTGGGTTCTTTGGCGGCCCTAAACTTTGCCCGGATGGGCAATCACGTGGACTTGTACGAGTATCGCGAGGACATTCGGCATGCTGCTCTCGTGCAAGGACGCAGCATTAATCTGGCGCTCTCCCAGCGGGGACGCAAGGCGCTGGCTGCCGTGGGTCTGGAGCAGGAGGTCCTGTCCACCGCCATACCCATGCGGGGACGAATGCTGCACGATGTTGCAGGACGGACCAGTGTGGTGCTGTACGACCCGTGCACCCAACAGTGCCTCTACTCCGTCGGCCGCAAGCAGCTCAACGAGGTTCTGCTCAACGCCTGCGACAAGCTCCCAAACATTCAGTGCCACTTCGAGCACAAGCTGACCAAAGCCAGCATCAAAGAAGGACTCATGGAGTTCAAGCAGCCACATCGGGAGGGGGTTGTGGCGGCCAGCGCGGATCTCATTGTGGGTTGCGACGGAGCCTTTAGCAGCGTGCGTCAGCAGCTGGTGAAGCTGCCGGGCTTCAACTACTCGCAGGATTATATCGAGACTGGCTACCTGGAGCTGTGCATTCCAGCCAAGGCAGGCGAGTTCCAGATGCCACCCAACTATCTGCACATCTGGCCGCGCAACTCCTTCATGATGATTGCCCTGCCCAACCAGGACAAGTCCTTCACGGTGACACTGTCGATGCCGTTCAAGATGTTCGCCAGCATCCAGAGCCAGGATCAGCTGCTGGCCTTCTTTAGGCAGCACTACACGGATGCTCTACCTCTGATCGGCGAGGAGCAGCTCATCAAGGACTTCTTTAAGACGCGGCCTCAGCACCTGGTGTCCATCAAGTGCAAGCCGTATCATTATGCCGACAAAGCGCTGATTCTGGGCGATGCGGCCCATGCAATGGTGCCGTACTATGGGCAGGGCATGAACGCAGGCATGGAAGATGTCACCCTGCTGACCTCCATTCTGGGACAGCAATTGCCTCTGGACGAGGCCCTGGCCCAGTTTACCGAGGACCGCTGGAAGGATGCCTTCGCCATTTGCGACCTCGCCATGTACAACTATGTGGAGGTGGGTTCAGTTCAGTGTTCCCCTTGGCCCTTAGTGGCTGCATGTACACCCTCTTTAATCTGTTCCTCTTGCAGATGCGGGATCTCACCAAGCGCTGGTCATTCCGATGCCGAAAGTGGCTGGACACCCTGCTGTTCCGGCTGTTCCCTGGCTGGATTCCACTCTACAACAGCGTCTCCTTTTCGAGCATGCCCTACAGTGAGTGCATTGCCAACCGCAAGTGGCAGGATGGGTTGCTGAAGCGCATTTTTGGGGGCTCCCTCCTTGCCGTTGTCCTGGCCGGCTCTGCGTTCCTTGTGCAGCGTTTTCTTTCACCTTGGACAGTAATGCAATCAAACTAAATGATCTTTTGCCCTCATAAGTATGCTCCGAGAACATTACAAAAGATGCTGCTGCAAATACACTTCCGAATACATCGATTAGATGTCCTAATCGTTTTAGTGGCAAATATTTCATAGTTAGTTCTCGGTTCCCTAAAATATATCACACTCATGTATAATTATTGAACACTTTCAACTGAAATCAATGAATATCATCTGAATTGCAATGCAAGACTCATTCAGGGTCGGCGCTTGCAGTTCCGTCTGATATACGAAATAAATTGTCTATTAATCGGATGTTAACACACAACAGTAGTGGCTATGTTCATCCTTATGGTTCCGATTGGCAGACATCAGGACAAGGCCGGattattcatttattcttATTTTATCGAGAGAATGCAATCCGAAAATGATAGAGAGGATGATGGTCAGTTCAAGCTTCAATCAGATCCCGAAGGAAACCTTTTGCAGATCCCTGAAGTCTCAAACTATGCGTGTGATAAAATGCTTCGTTTAATCTAATACGTAGACTAAAGTACTCATCACCTACAATATTTGAATGTGTGTGCTgggaaaataattgaaatttctAGTTTGCCGCGTGGCTACGGTACTACGCATCGATTTGGGACTATCTActtatagatagatatatttgtggttttattttgttggttggctggttggctggttggttgttgttgaggCGGCGACAGCCAAAAATACGCCCCGTCAATGTGATTTTGGTATTTCTGCGGCTATTCCCGTTCTGTTGGCTATTTGTGGCCCATCAGTGCGGTGCAGCCTTCGTCACGTGATCAGTGCATCGGCAGAGAGTTTCCGCTTAAAGGATGGGCATGGGACGCAACGGCCCTCTCCGATGGTGCTCATAAATCATCATATTCAAACATGGTCATAGCCCGCCGTTGCTTGGTCATATGCTCCAAGCTTTTGAGAGTGGGACAGACACGGAGAGAGTGTGGAAGTGAGATAGAGCGGGTGTGAAAGCTTTCAATAAATTAGCATGCCGTTTTCTCTGCTCTTCTCATCGCCGTCTTCCTCTATCCAGCTGCTCGAGAGACACAAGGTCGGTTCGGTGCTTTCCCAATCGCACGCCAGCCAACGCCGGCCGGTATTTCATTACAGCAACAAATTCACATTGGATTTTACACAGTACATTTCGTTTTATGCTTTGATCGAACTAAAGCTCGCTCTCTTCGcctttatacatacatacctctCTGCCGGAGCGCCAAGGGGCAAAAATTGATAGATTCGATAGAAAGGGGGCTTGAAAAGTGAAATCCAAATCAAACAATGGTTTTAAGCCACCACAGCTCTCTTGACCTACTACTCACTGCCCAAAACCGATACATCCATCTGCCTGCTCATGAAGCTTTCgcgagaggagagagagggagagagcccCACCGTTTGCTTCTCATTTCCGACACAACTTTTGTTGCTAATTTCCGTTTTGCTCTCTAGAACGCCACTGGTCTCTGCCCAGCCAGCGTGCCATCGTGAGCGCCGTTAGTTTGCTTGCTCGTCACATGTTCGCTGTTCGTCAAGTAGACCGATTGTGCACAGATCCCCCGACCAGCGGACAATTTCCACAGCATTGTGCAACCGTTAATTGAAAAGGCATTTGCAACTTTAATTCGTTTTTGTCCACAGAACAGGtgtatgtgagtgtgtgtgccagtgCAGGCATTATCGAGTATCGCGCCCTTGCCCTTTCCACCCGCCACCCGCAACCCGCAACCCGCAAATCGTCCACCGTTTACCGATCTAATCCGGCCGACCGTAACGTTCTGGAAGCTTTCGACAAGCGATCCGATCGGTAACCAAAAAACGCGTGGTCTCCGTCAAACTGTATGAAATAatcagcagcaaaaaatacaGCGAGGCAAAAAAAGGTAACAcgaaaaaaagtgaaattgaaattcaaagttaaaatcaaaatcaaaagtttttggagttttctctctttctctgtgtgcatgagtgtgtgtacgtgtgtgagATTGCAACGGTAATcagagagaagaagaagagtaTCGGCTCAAAGCGAGTGGGGGGTTTACTTTGACAGTAGCTGTTTTTTACGTTCACGTaatattccaaaaataaacacatattttatatgtagAAAGATACAAAATTGGGCAGCATCAATTCCCAttatcgccatcgccattAAGTTATAGTTGTTTCGGATAACTACCACCATCCATCAACTGCCACTCGACAGTATTCGCTAACCGATTCAAAGAAAGTGCTCCCCCCTTGTCGATCAGTTTTGCTGTTTTACTTTTAATAGAAATTGTTTCGCTTCTGTGTGATCAAATCGTTTCGGCTATATACAAAATAGACTCTAAAGCTGTATGAAAACAAATACATAGACATTTACAAGCTATGTATATAGACGACAGAGACGGCCGTGATTGCACTCATTGGGCTCGTTCTCTTCTTCGGTGCCACCCCCACGGTCTACGTGAGTCTGGCCCATGCAGTGCGAATTGCGTGGATTTTGGATAAAGACCACCCAAGCACGATCTATCCGAATTTTACAGGTAAATACGGTCAGCATGATTGATAAtagttacatacatatgtatgaagatacatacataggtgagacctacatacatatgtacatatgtatgtatatggctACGTGACTGCTTTGCAATCTGGTGATCTAGCGCATCGTCTCGTGTTTTGGGTGTCGGATAGGTTGCTAGTataaatgaaaagcaaacCAGAAATGCGGATAAGGTCTACACGCAGATGAATCCACCACCCAGTCTCCCTCCCTCTTCTCACTCTTTCCCACTCACACGGTCATTTAGCTTTGGCATTTGGTATTtccggtttttgttttcggtcGGGTTTATGGGCGATATTGTAGATAGCAACAGAAACACCTTCAAATACTTTATTCCCTGGCACATTGGATTTCGTGCTAAATTTCGTCAGCTTCCTTTGCAGCGATCCGATCCTCTGGGAGCTGCAGAATATGCTCTATATTGCTCTATTATGTCAGTCACTTATCGTGGGCCAAACTAATAGACTTGCTCATTAGGATCATTAGCGCGAACTGCTGCCTCTATCATCTATCATATGCGGTTCAAGATCGGTTAATGTTCGACAGTAATTAGCGTTTAAAACGTTGCTTTAAAGGAAAGGAAGATCATGCAAAGCTGGAGTAAATTCATAGCAATGATTTCTTCTATTCTTTTAAAGGGTTTTTAGGGAGTCTCGCCGCTTGATTCATCTatgttttaatattaataatctcAAGGAATTCGTAAAACGAAAATGTCCCTAACCTATtaaatatgtacgtatgtacattaATGGAAAGTTTCTGAATATAAAATAAGTTGAGGTTCTCCCTAACTTGTTTTACGAATTCTCAAATACACTAAATCGTGTGCAATAATAAAGAGACTTAATCAACAAATTAACGAAGGCATTTTACGAGACTCCCCAACAAGATCAATAACAGTTTCtgttcgcacacacacacacacacacacaatcgaATGTATAGGATGGCAAAAAAGTGtacaaaataatgaaaacattCCTATACAAAAACTTACATCATCGTATTAAGCAGAGAGGAATAAAGagagaagagggagagagaaaagtgCCCGCCAAATGGCAGCCCACACAaacatccatacatacatatgtatgacatacaaacacacacaacaatgtatatgttcttgtttttttttttgggtaaacGCAAAAAAGTAACGCAAATTGCGCGTTTCAGAACGGTACTAATTCTTCGCAGTTCCTTTAAACGCACCACAGGGGAGacacagaaagaaaaaagcgCGCAACTCAATGtgcaaaatgaaatgtttaaaaaaaactaagCAAAGACCAAGGTGCATgaatctacatatgtacataaggtGCGGTGTTTCTGCACGCACCGAAACAGCTCTCTCTTTTCAGAAATTTGCATAGCTTAAGGGCTTtcagagagagcaagagagcgaaagagggagagcaagagagcgagagagagagagagaaagactaATGGACTAATAGCGATCaaaatgagagagagaaggagagcgcAGCGGTCGAAGTCGTGTTCATATTTTTGACATAATTTTCTACCAAAAACAaccaataaaatacataattttGTTTCCTCGcatttcttctctttttgcatgtgtgtggcgtcggcggcggcaCTCTTCCTGGCATCTCAACTGTTGTCTTTGTTGCTGTAAATAGAGGTAAAGGGGTAAAGCAACAACGACAAGAACAGCTAGACAAGAACCAAAAGGAAGACGCAGTTGAATAAAAGGTGTGCAAGTGTTTGTGTCCGCGAGTgaagtgtgtttgtgtttgtgtgccagtgccagtgccagtgcacaaagaaagcaaaaaaacagCAATAACACATTAATGAATTTCGTGattaaaaacatttcaaagGTACAACAAAAGCtcatttaatataaaaataagaaGGCAACGAGGCAAAAgcaagcgaaaaaaaaaccaaacagaaattaaatcaaatcgCGGCGCGGCGCCAACAACAAACGTGGCAAAAAACtaaacagaaacgaaacaaaagctCTGCGGCCCgcaaccaaaacgaaaacgaaaacacaatcgagagcggagagcggtgAGCAGCgcgagtgagtgagtgggAGAGATAGTGGGAACAAGAGCAGAAGAACGCGAGAAAAAGCACCAGCAGAAGCAACGGAGCAACGGTtatacaaaagcaaaaaccaagcCAGAACCCAACACCAAAGTCAATTGCGCACGAAACCCGACGAACCATACAACCAGTTGGCAATACGGAAAAAGTTAACTAATCGAAAATATACAATCCATACGGTATATACCCAACATCGAGCGATAGAAGTACCAGAAAATGGTCAACAAATCCAATGGGAAGGTAGTGGGGCAGCAGAAGGCGGACAAGGATAAGGAAAGGCAGCCAGAGACAATGCTGCCGGCGGCGggcaccaacagcaacaatcagACGACACagatcaacaacaacaacaacaacaatagcaacaacaacaacaatagcaacaaagggaaaaatcaaaatgtcaagaacaacaacaataacagcaaaaagaatcctggcaacaacaaaggacaacagcaacagcagaagagcACCAAAAAGGGAAAGCCCCAGAGGCAACAGATCTTCCTGCAGTCGCTACCACGCGACACCAGCAACTACAGAAGCTacaaccacagcaacagcaccagcaacaataacaacagtaGCAACATTCTGGTCACAACTGCAACAACCGACAATGGGGTGACCAAAGTGAATCCCGCCGAGCTTCTGACCGCCGCCCTGGCCGTGCCCTGTGCCAAGTGCTCGAAGCCATCGATGATCACCCCCCTAACGTCCACCTCCGCATCCCCCAATGCCGTCTCCACCGCCTCCATTGTCAGTTCATCGGCCTCGACCACCTCCAATTCGGAGACCGCGAGCAATCACAGCGAGCTGAGCTTCCCCGAGCCGATGGTCTACTCGGCCAAGCAGTACCGCAAATCGAAATCCTACATGGGCGTCTCACAGTACAACAGCTCCGGCTACGGCTCCTATCAGAACTCCTCGGGTCGGAATGGATCCGGAAATCATGCCACCTACAGACGCTCGCACAGCGATCGGCGCAACTCCTTTGACCGGACATTCGCCGAAAGGAATCGCGACTTTGTGCCCATTGTGCCACCGCCGCGACCCGTCCTCTCGTCCTCGAACATTGCCGGAGTCATGGCCAGTTCCACCAAGCTAACGCTCATCGAACGGTTCGGCAAAGGACGACTCGCGTATCCCATAATGCAGGTGAGTTGCTATACATTGTTAGATTGTCTGCTTGGGACCTGTTTATCCTGGCACTATCTCGGGGTGGTGGCACTCGTTGCCATTTAGATTCAACGACAACAGCCTTTCAGCAGGGCGCAGATGTAATAGTTCTTAGAGTTCGCGATCTGGTTCAGGGTCAACAGAGTTGTCTTTAAAGTGGAGAACTTTCGTAACTTTCCATTTGATCAGTTGCCACATTCGAGAAGTTCCTTCTAATCAGCACCGGGAGGCGCTGCGCCGCCAGCTACTACGGGAAGCAGTTATAATTAATGGCACAAACAAGAACTGCTGATAAAAAACGGAGGCAAAGAGTGTGAATGGGGTGCAAAAGCGCAGGGGCAGGTAGTTTTTTAGTCATCTGTTTATTTTCGATAAGCTGATTTCATTCTCGGAGGCGTAGAAAGCAGAAtcaagttgaagttgaagttcTTCTGGAACCAAGATTTGTTCTTCCCTGaattttttctatttctatttctatttctttttcaatttcaatttcttaTCTATTTCcccaattgttgttgttgctaatAATTTGTTATTTACGGCTGTGCATGGGCGCGGGCACGGGtaaatattacgtatacgccgtgACTTCTTTGCACATTTCTGGTGTGTGCAATCGAGAGACGGGAGACAAATGCGATGTTTATACACGGAAATAGGGTCTCGCCTTGGGTATCTGCGTCACTTTTAATATGCAGATCTACGTCTATAAAATCGGACCCCCCCTTATCCGCAATCGCAAAACGACACCCAAAAAACTTTGCCCAGAAGTTTGGAGCCAAACGtattcatttatgcaaatttgcaGCTTCGTCTTTGATTCGATtgtggaaaaatatataaaatagcAACAACCGAAAGTGGTTTGATTAGCATGTGCGCCACTTAGTTAGTTGCCAAAACTAGTTCTAAAAGATATAGCCAAGCTTGAGTTATGGAAGAAACAAGATAAGTCGGTATGAAAAGCGAAACTTGATTGCGGCTTCAAACTCTACCGAGAATTCATCTCCGGACGGAGGCTTGAACGGAAATAAGCCGGTCACCATGTCTTGGATTCCCGTAACAATTTCTTGGCCAGCAATTACCTTCGCCTCGGGTCTGATTGAACAACTGTTTTTCACTAAATTTGCTTAGCCTTAGCATTGCTTTTGTTGGCCTTCagaaaagaacaacaaatacTGAAACGAAAACATTGAAATGTTTTGAAAAACAATCCCAACACACATTTTCAAATGAATCATAAGTCTGCCAgatctatctctctttctctctctctctctctctctctctctctctttgttgaTGTCTTGCTCTCTTGGGCCAAGAACGTTTTTCCCCACGTGAGATtgttctgtggctgctgcttgtcTATCTGCTGGCACAGTGGTCTGAGGTCTAGCATGACATCCGTGAAATCTGTTCGCCTGGAAACAAATCTCGCTTCACACGTGGCACCAACACTCCGGTGAACGGAAATGGGCAAATTTTTGATAAGATAGTGGAGCAGGTGGTCATCAGCAAAGCTCTGTTTCGGCAAATACTATATATGCATATTCTCATATCTCCTGAGGAGGGGTACAGTACCTCTCTAGGAAAAGCAAAACCCTTAAAGATTCGGTATTCGCTTCATAGGTTCGTGATTGGAGCTCAACAAAGATGTTTCGAGAAAAAATAGCATATTCTGAAACATAAGAGGTTATCGGTATTAATCGATTTTAATATATGTAAGCCATCTGCTATCGGTATATCAAAAGGAAATGATCAATTATCGCTGCATTTATCTATCgttaatacaatttttgtatgGATACAAATTTAACGATGACATGTTATCGATATCGATTCTAAATTATGATAATATGATATTAATAATCGTATATATGATATTATCTTCCTTCCGTTTATCGAAATCCATCAAAATATCGGTAAATCAAAACGagttaattattatttatgcctaTCTATCGACAGCAAAACTTTTAGTATTATTACATTTTAGTACATTTAGTActaaataatagaaaaaattCTGGAATGTTTTTAATCAACGTGCTTAGAGGACGAGGGCATTAGCAAAAGCCCTGTACgaagtatatgtatatttattttccatttattgtAAATATGCATATTCCCTCGGGGATTGGGGGATTTTCCCGGAACGATTAAAATCAAGACAAACTTTTTCCACTTATCAGTGGCTGCGATTCGATTCGTTCGATAatgtattaatatatttttaaatgggCTCGTATGTATACTCGTTTCAAATATGGTAATATTGAAACTCTTTCGCGTACGTCAAAGTGCAGAAGAATAGAAATTGAATGCATATTTACACATCcatatgtacgagtgtgtatgtgtgtatgtgtgtgtgtctgtatgtatgGACAGGTGAATTCCACTGTTGGTGGAACAAATGAACAGTTTTTGCCGCCTTCTATTGCCCCCCGGCAGGCCCACTTGGAGAGCAGCTGATTATCTTTTTGTGATTATCTAAATGGATAAATACATTTCGTATTTAAATACAGAATATTCATAAATTGTACGCCACCAGATTGCATATTGTTCTTCTGAAATTGCCACAGCTGCACGGCTCGCTGTGCGTGGGGCAACTTTTGGCTCAATTTAACCTCCGGCTAACTGCGTAGTAGAAACATTTGGGAGAAGCCTTCAGAAGTGGAGGAAAGTGCAACTCTGCGCGCAAATTCTTTGATTATGGAaatcagtggcagtggcggtgagAGCAACAAATAATTGAGTTCTGAAGGGTAGGAGGAGTAGCAGAAGTGCCGAGATAACGGTATTCGGATAAGAGGCGGAGTTCCAGGGCGGCGGGCTTCTATCACTTGTGCTTATCGGCAACGGCGCTGCTCTGCGCTGACAGAAAGCGtgcaaaatataataaatttgcAGCTCCACCCGCAGGAGCGTGACATTCAAATTTCAGATTTATCAGTCCATAAAATAGCCCAAATATAAGCCTGCCAAAAGAGCTGATGCCAAACAGTGGTTGCGCCCGGAGAACGACTAGCGAAAATGCTGAAAAGGCTGAAAGGTTTCTGAGCCAAGCCCAAAACTATGCAACGAAAGCGGGAGCTTACACCACCATCATGTAGAACGAGTGGCCTGGCCCTGTCGAAACTCGGCAGATCTTATTCCAAATTCCACTCCAGCCTCTCCGGAGGTACCCCATGGCACATTCTTCTTTTCGATTCTTAAGCttataaatcaattaaaacgGATGCTGTTGAATCCCATCACGCATTGAATCTCTACTTATGGCATCAAATCGCTAATCGATGCAAGAAAATTCCatagaaaattgcattaagCTGGTAATTTTCTTTCCCTTTTCTATGGGTCCATAATCCGTATTTACGtgtgtatttatgtgtgtccTTCATCCTCCTGTCATTTGCTATTTGTGTGCTTCGTCCCCTAATTAGGTCAAACAAAGGGCCCTCTAATTAGTGGAAGACACCAAACACTCGACTGGCGCCTGCCACACACTCTCCGACGCTGTCCGCACAAAATCAGAGAATGAAACACGttagcagcagcggcaacaaggACTCCAGGCATCAGGTGGCTCTTAACTGAAACAAGAGCCCCAACAATAGCTTCAGGGAACAGTCTTCTGAGCGGCAGAGTGTCTGGATTATCGCTGGGTCCATCCGGCGATCGTTCACTGTACATCTGCGCACATAAATCACGcgaatgaataaataaattatagtAAAAACAAAGCCATCAAAATGCCCCCCCGATAAGAGGTGAAGAAAGCAAAGGAGCTCGAAAATGT is a window of Drosophila pseudoobscura strain MV-25-SWS-2005 chromosome 3, UCI_Dpse_MV25, whole genome shotgun sequence DNA encoding:
- the cn gene encoding kynurenine 3-monooxygenase — its product is MAQGTGIICSEVNGRGAAAYEEEPQRRRVAIVGAGLVGSLAALNFARMGNHVDLYEYREDIRHAALVQGRSINLALSQRGRKALAAVGLEQEVLSTAIPMRGRMLHDVAGRTSVVLYDPCTQQCLYSVGRKQLNEVLLNACDKLPNIQCHFEHKLTKASIKEGLMEFKQPHREGVVAASADLIVGCDGAFSSVRQQLVKLPGFNYSQDYIETGYLELCIPAKAGEFQMPPNYLHIWPRNSFMMIALPNQDKSFTVTLSMPFKMFASIQSQDQLLAFFRQHYTDALPLIGEEQLIKDFFKTRPQHLVSIKCKPYHYADKALILGDAAHAMVPYYGQGMNAGMEDVTLLTSILGQQLPLDEALAQFTEDRWKDAFAICDLAMYNYVEMRDLTKRWSFRCRKWLDTLLFRLFPGWIPLYNSVSFSSMPYSECIANRKWQDGLLKRIFGGSLLAVVLAGSAFLVQRFLSPWTVMQSN